The DNA window CCATGCGCTTCGACCGGGTCTGGTTCAACGCCCGACTTGCCACGCTGACAGGGGACGATCTCGGGATCGTCGAGAGCGGCGCCGTCGCCGCGAAGGATGGCCGGATCGCCTTTGCCGGCCCGGCGAACCAGTTGCCCACCGGCTGGGAGGCCGCCGAGCGAATCGACTGCGAACGCCGCTGGATCACCCCCGGCCTCGTCGACTGTCATACTCACCTCGTCTATGGCGGCGACCGGGCGCATGAGTTCGAGCTGCGCCTGAAGGGTGCAAGCTACGAGGAGATCGCCCGCGCGGGCGGCGGCATCGTGTCCACCGTGAAGGCGACGCGTGCCGCAAGCGAGGACGCATTGGTGGCGAGTGCCCTGCCCCGCCTCGATCATCTCATCGCGGAGGGCTGCACCACGGTCGAGATCAAGTCCGGCTACGGGCTCGACTTCGAAACCGAGGCGCGCTCCCTGCGTGCGGCGCGCCGGCTCGCCGGAGAACGGCCCGTTTCCGTCGTTACCACGTTCCTCGGCGCCCATGCGCTGCCGCCCGAGGCGAACGGCGACAAGGATGCCTTCATCGAGAAGATCTGCCGCGACATGCTGCCGGCGCTCGCCCGTGAAGGTCTGGCCGACGCGGTCGACGCCTTCTGCGAGGGCATCGCCTTTTCTCCCGAACAGACCGCCCGCGTATTCGAGGCCGCCAGGGCGCACGGGCTCGCCGTCAAGCTGCATGCCGACCAGCTCTCGAACCTGCACGGTGCGAGGCTCGCGGCCGAATACGGGGCCCTCTCGGCCGATCATCTCGAATACACGGACGAGGAAGGCGCCGCCGCGATGGCGAAGGCCGGCACGGTCGCCGTGCTGCTGCCCGGCGCCTTCTACATGCTGCGTGAGACGAAGGTTCCGCCGGTGGCCGCCTTCCGCGAGGCCGGGACGCGCATGGCATTGGCGACCGATTCTAACCCGGGCACCTCGCCGCTGACGTCGCTCCTGCTCACCATGAACATGGGCGCGACCCTGTTCCGCATGACGGTCGAGGAATGCATCGCGGGGGTCACCCGCGAGGCGGCCCGCGCCCTCGGAAAGCTCGACGAGATCGGCACGCTGGAAGCCGGCAAGTCATGCGATCTCGCGATCTGGACCATCGAACGGCCGGCGGAGCTCGTCTACCGCATCGGCTTCAACCCGCTTCACGCCCGTGTCTGGAGGGGACAGTGACACAGACCATCATGCTTCATCCCGGCTCCGTCGCGCTCACCGACTGGCGCCATGTTTATACGGGCGCGGACGTGGCGCTCGATCCGGATTGCCGCGCCGCCATCGAGGCGGGCGCCAGGACCATCGAGGCGATCGTCGCCAAGGGCGAGCCGGTCTACGGCATCAACACGGGCTTCGGAAAGCTCGCGAGCGTGCGCATCGGCACCGCCGATCTGGCGACGCTCCAGCGCAACATCGTGCTGTCGCATGCGGCAGGCGTCGGCGAGCCGCTGCCGCCCGCCGTAGTCCGGCTCGTCATGGCCCTCAAGCTCGCAAGCCTGGCGCAGGGCGCCTCCGGCGTGCGCTGGTCGACGATCGAGCACCTGACCGCCTGCCTTCAGGCAAACCTCATTCCGGTCATCCCCGGTCAGGGATCCGTGGGGGCGTCGGGTGATCTCGCCCCCTTGGCCCATATGACGGCAGCCCTCATGGGCGTCGGCGAGTTCTTCGTCGACGGCAGCCGCGTGCCGGCCGAAGCGGCTCTCGGACGCGCCGGACTTGCGCCCCTGACGCTTGGCCCGAAGGAGGGTCTGGCGCTTCTGAACGGCACGCAGGTCTCGACCGCGCTCGCGCTGGCTGGCCTGTTCGAGGCGGAGCGCGTGTTCCAGGCGGCCCTCGTCACGGGTGCCCTTGCCACCGATGCCGCCAAGGGATCGGACGGGCCGTTCGACGAACGCATTCAGAAGCTGCGTCGCCACCGCGGCCAGATCGAGGTGGCTGCCTCCCTGCGTGCGTTGATGCAGGGCAGCGCCATCCGCGCTTCGCACCTCACCAACGATGACCGCGTGCAGGACCCGTACTGCCTGCGCTGCCAGCCGCAGGTGATGGGCGCGGTGCTCGACCTGCTGCGGCAGGCCGGCGAGACCCTCGGCACCGAGGCGAACGGCGTCTCCGACAATCCGCTGGTCTTCTCGGAGACGGGGGAGGTCATCTCGGGCGGCAACTTCCACGCGGAGCCGGTGGCTTTCGCCGCCGACATGATCGCCATGGCCCTGTGCGAGATCGGCTCGCTCGCCGAGCGGCGCATCGCCATGCTGGTCGATCCCGCCCTGTCGGGCCTTCCGGCCTTCCTCACCCCGAAGCCGGGCCTGAATTCCGGCTTCATGATCCCGCAGGTGACGGCGGCCGCGCTCGTCTCGGAAAACAAGCAGTGCGCCTATCCGGCGAGCGTGGATTCGATTCCGACCTCCGCCAACCAGGAGGACCATGTGTCCATGGCCACGCACGGCGCGCGGCGGCTCCTGCCGATGGCCGCGAATGCCGCGAACGTGATCGCCATCGAGCTGCTCGCGGCCGTCCAGGGCTGCGACTTCCATGCGCCCATGCGTTCGAGCGAGCGTCTGGAGCGGGCCCGCGCGCTGCTGCGCGGGACGGTGCCGCATCTCGACGACGACCGGCACATGGCGCCCGACATGGAACAGGCCGCCACCCTTGTGGTTTCCGGCGCGCTCGCGAACGCCGTGGGTTCCGACGTGCTGCCGCTCGTGACGGGTGGGGTCCGGGCATGAGCGGGCATCCGGACTGGCTCACGCTCACTCGCGGCGATGCGCCCCTGGTGGTGAGCCTGCCGCATACGGGCACGGAGATTCCCGCCGCGTACGAGCGCGGCCTCGTCTCGCCCTGGCTGGCGCGCAAGGATGCGGATTGGTGGATCGAGCGGCTCTACGGATTCGCCGCCGAACTCGGCGCCACCGTGATCCGAACCACGATCTCCCGCACGGTGATCGACGTGAACCGCGATCCGTCCGGCGTCTCGCTCTACCCGGGACAGGCGACCACGGAGCTGTGCCCGACCACCACGTTCGACGGCGATCCGCTCTACGAACCGGGCACCGAGCCGACCACCGAGGAGATCGCCGAGCGCCGCATCCACTTCTTCGATCCGTATCACGCGACGCTTCGTGGTGAGATCGAGCGTCTGCGCTCCAGACATGACAATGTCGTGGTCTACGATTGCCATTCGATCCGCTCGGTCATTCCCCGTCTCTTCGACGGCACCCTGCCCCACTTCAACATCGGCACCAATGGCGGCACCACCTGCGCGCCGGCCCTGATCGATGCCATCGAGGCGATCTGCGCCGTCAGCGGCTTCGGCCACGTGATCAACGGGCGCTTCAAGGGCGGGTTCATCACGCGCAGCCTCGGGCGTCCCGAAGCAGGCGTTCACGCGGTCCAGATGGAGCTCGCCTGCCGCGGCTACATGAAGGAGCCGCTCGGCCCCGTCGCGGAAGGCGAATGGCCGACGCCTTACGACGAGGACTATGCGGCGCCCATGCGGGCGGCGCTCACCCGCATCCTTCAAGCCTGCCTCACCTTCACCCTGTCCAAAGCCTGATCCGAGGACCCGTCCCATGACCCGCATCGACAACGCCCGCGTGATCCGCGCGCCCCACGGCACCGACCTGTCGGCCAAGAGCTGGCTGACGGAGGCGCCGCTCCGCATGCTGATGAACAACCTCGATCCCAACGTCGCCGAGAAGCCCGGCGAGCTCGTGGTCTATGGCGGCATCGGCCGCGCGGCGCGCGACTGGGAGAGCTTCGACCGCATCGTGGCCGCCCTGAAGAACCTGGAGGCCGACGAGACGCTTCTCGTGCAGTCCGGTAAGCCGGTCGGCGTGTTTCGCACCCATGCGGATGCGCCGCGCGTGCTGATCGCCAATTCCAATCTCGTGCCGCACTGGGCCACCTGGGACAAGTTCCACGAGCTCGATCGCAAGGGCCTGATGATGTACGGCCAGATGACGGCCGGCTCGTGGATTTATATCGGCACGCAGGGCATCGTGCAGGGCACTTACGAGACCTTCGTGGAGGTCGGCCGCCAGCACTACGGCGGCGA is part of the Microvirga terrae genome and encodes:
- the hutG gene encoding N-formylglutamate deformylase, producing MSGHPDWLTLTRGDAPLVVSLPHTGTEIPAAYERGLVSPWLARKDADWWIERLYGFAAELGATVIRTTISRTVIDVNRDPSGVSLYPGQATTELCPTTTFDGDPLYEPGTEPTTEEIAERRIHFFDPYHATLRGEIERLRSRHDNVVVYDCHSIRSVIPRLFDGTLPHFNIGTNGGTTCAPALIDAIEAICAVSGFGHVINGRFKGGFITRSLGRPEAGVHAVQMELACRGYMKEPLGPVAEGEWPTPYDEDYAAPMRAALTRILQACLTFTLSKA
- the hutI gene encoding imidazolonepropionase, encoding MRFDRVWFNARLATLTGDDLGIVESGAVAAKDGRIAFAGPANQLPTGWEAAERIDCERRWITPGLVDCHTHLVYGGDRAHEFELRLKGASYEEIARAGGGIVSTVKATRAASEDALVASALPRLDHLIAEGCTTVEIKSGYGLDFETEARSLRAARRLAGERPVSVVTTFLGAHALPPEANGDKDAFIEKICRDMLPALAREGLADAVDAFCEGIAFSPEQTARVFEAARAHGLAVKLHADQLSNLHGARLAAEYGALSADHLEYTDEEGAAAMAKAGTVAVLLPGAFYMLRETKVPPVAAFREAGTRMALATDSNPGTSPLTSLLLTMNMGATLFRMTVEECIAGVTREAARALGKLDEIGTLEAGKSCDLAIWTIERPAELVYRIGFNPLHARVWRGQ
- the hutH gene encoding histidine ammonia-lyase, which codes for MLHPGSVALTDWRHVYTGADVALDPDCRAAIEAGARTIEAIVAKGEPVYGINTGFGKLASVRIGTADLATLQRNIVLSHAAGVGEPLPPAVVRLVMALKLASLAQGASGVRWSTIEHLTACLQANLIPVIPGQGSVGASGDLAPLAHMTAALMGVGEFFVDGSRVPAEAALGRAGLAPLTLGPKEGLALLNGTQVSTALALAGLFEAERVFQAALVTGALATDAAKGSDGPFDERIQKLRRHRGQIEVAASLRALMQGSAIRASHLTNDDRVQDPYCLRCQPQVMGAVLDLLRQAGETLGTEANGVSDNPLVFSETGEVISGGNFHAEPVAFAADMIAMALCEIGSLAERRIAMLVDPALSGLPAFLTPKPGLNSGFMIPQVTAAALVSENKQCAYPASVDSIPTSANQEDHVSMATHGARRLLPMAANAANVIAIELLAAVQGCDFHAPMRSSERLERARALLRGTVPHLDDDRHMAPDMEQAATLVVSGALANAVGSDVLPLVTGGVRA